The sequence CCGCCGGGGACGGCGGGCCGTAGCGGGGCGGGTTTGAAGAACAGCCGGTGTCCCGCCTGGTGGAGGGCTTGGCGCGTGTCGCCGGCGGAGTAGGCGGTGTCACCGAAGGCGTCCACCGGGTTCTCCTCGTCGGCCAGCAGGTCCAGGCCGACGGTGGCCTCGTGGTGCTCGGCTCCGGCGCCGGGCCGCAGAGCCACGGCGGTGTATAAGCCGGTCTCGGGCTCGATGGCCAGGTGGGCTTTGTATCCGTCCTGCTGGTGGGTGCGGGTCTTGTGGATGTGCCGGGCTTCGGGGTCGACGGTGGACACGACGCGGCCTGGAGCGGTCCCCTGGCTGATGCGCCAGCGTCCGTCGCGGCCGTCGGAGTCCTCGGCCGGCTCGACATCCTGCCCGGCGACCAGGGCCAGCAGGCCGAGTGCGTTGGCCGCCTTCTCGCCCAGTTCCTGCTCGGGCAGGTGGCCCAGCAGCCTGAGTGCGTCGGTGACCAGAGCGTCGACGAGTGCGGCGCGGGCCTGTTCGTCGTTCCAGGCGATACGGGGCTTGCCGGGATCGGTGTAGTCATGCGCGGTGCACTGCACCGCGGCCACCTCGCCGGCCCCGGGGACCTCGCGGATCACCGCGCGGACGGCGGCGATGAGCTGGGTGACGGTGTCCTGGGTGGCGACCGCGTCGTCCAGCACGGTGGAGTCCAGAGCCCGCCGGTGCTTGCCCTTCAGCACGCCGGTGACCCTCACGACCTCCCGCACCGCCTCAAACACCCGGTTGGGCCGGGGCGAACGCGATAGCCGGCGCCGGAAGTAGGCCAGCAACGACGCATCGAACGCCATGTCATGCAGACCGAGTCCGCAGGCGGCCTTCCATCGCAGGTCACACCGCAGTTCCTGGACCGTCTCGAAGTCCGACAGCCCGTGCAGGGACTGCAGCGTGATCGCCGCGGCCAGGATCTGCGGCGGCATGCTCGGCCGCCCGTTCGCCGACGGGTACATGTCCGCGAACATCTCAGCCGGAAACAGCGCACCACGGTGCTCGGCCAGAAACGCGAACACACTCCCCGCCGGGATCAACTCCCGGCAGGTCTCCCACACATCCGGCCCGACCGTCTCCCCGGCCCATTCCCCCATCACCACGAAACGAGTCTGGCCCCGCCGTTCACGCGGCGGGGCCAGAACCCCAAGATCTTCATGACCCTTCTACTGGCATGTCGCGGTGACAGGTGGGGCAGGCGCCGGTCCAGACCGCGAGGAGTAACTGCAGTTCGCGGGCGACCCGGTAGAGGCTCAGGCCGACGCCGTCCCTTTTGGGGACCGGGTGATGCGCTGGAGGGTATGGAACGCCGGCCTGGCCGTCCCGCTGGCTGACGGGGCGGCCAGGCCATCGATGGTCAGTTGTCGATCTGCTTCTGGATGTCGCTCGCGTAGGTGGCGACACGGACGAGGACCCCGGGCAGTTCCACCGGTGTGCAGGGCTCACGGCCGAACGACACTATTCCGGCCAGTTTCCCGTCGACGACCAGTGGCCCGCCACTGTCACCCTTGCACTGCCGGGTGGTGTCCGACCCAGCACACACCATCATCTCCGGGTCGAAGTCAGGGTATTCG comes from Streptomyces sp. FXJ1.172 and encodes:
- a CDS encoding IS1182 family transposase, which translates into the protein MGEWAGETVGPDVWETCRELIPAGSVFAFLAEHRGALFPAEMFADMYPSANGRPSMPPQILAAAITLQSLHGLSDFETVQELRCDLRWKAACGLGLHDMAFDASLLAYFRRRLSRSPRPNRVFEAVREVVRVTGVLKGKHRRALDSTVLDDAVATQDTVTQLIAAVRAVIREVPGAGEVAAVQCTAHDYTDPGKPRIAWNDEQARAALVDALVTDALRLLGHLPEQELGEKAANALGLLALVAGQDVEPAEDSDGRDGRWRISQGTAPGRVVSTVDPEARHIHKTRTHQQDGYKAHLAIEPETGLYTAVALRPGAGAEHHEATVGLDLLADEENPVDAFGDTAYSAGDTRQALHQAGHRLFFKPAPLRPAVPGGFTLDDFTINTTAALVTCPAGHTVPLSDPGGQHHQRKAAFKGLCTRCPLRERCTKAKAGRILTIRPHHDLQAAARHQAATDPDWQADSRRWRPPVERAVAWLVQHGNRRLRYRGTINNNTWLHTRAAALNLRRLVNLGLTHTGGRWQLAPPTA